The sequence below is a genomic window from Ipomoea triloba cultivar NCNSP0323 chromosome 2, ASM357664v1.
AAGAAAGCTCTCCTTGTGACCTTAAGGAGATCCAATCCAATCCAAGAGCAGAGTATAACCAGTGGATGCCACCCATTCCAATCCTCAAACATAAATAGTAACTACGTAGTATATAATAAAGAGGATGAATTAATTTTGCATACATGAGCACACAACAGCATTgcaaataattagttaatgatTGGGTGAATGAGATACTAAATGAAAGAAAACTGTAAATATGTTTTGATGTCAGATCACAAGCATTCAGCAGAATACATCAGGCAGGGATAACTGTAATTGCTTATTCTCATCATTCAAGAAAGACAGAAATATCAGGATTTACAAGCTGACATAGCTGTAAAACCCTACATAAAACAGATTATGAAACCAAAAGAGGCATCAGATCTTCCTATTCAGATGAGAATCATTGTACTCAAAACAATAGTTAGGAGCACTCAACTCTGTACATAAACTCATCATTTACCTCTatcaagggaaaaaaaaaagatgaaaacaaaaTGCCTCAGACCGTCCTAGTTCAATGCATAATCAACACCGTAGCCAGGTTAAAACCTAGCATTTCAGGAACCATACAAAAACGTCATCATAGGCAAACTCCAAAATCGAATCAAAGAAAAAGTAAATTGCAGGCAATGTTGTTCAGTGTCAGACTTGAGAGGTATGCATTCAGCACAGAGTAAATCAGACAGGGATAACTGTATAATTGATGTTCTCATCATCCACGAAACAACATTAACCCTAACCAATACACACAATGCAAACAAACCAGACGACCAAACACGATTTCCAGTTCAATGCCAGAACaggatgaaaattaaaaaaaaaaaaaaaaagctcagaTCTTCAGACGAAGTACAGAATCCACGACTATTGAGAATACTTTAATTTGCAGAGCTCTATAGCTCGCGGCAGAGATTCGTGAGAGGATTAGGGTTTATGATATGGTAAATGCATGAGAAAAAAGCCTAATAATCGCGCGATATATATAGAAGAGAGCGAACTAGCTCCGGGATGTAGATGAGGCAGAGGAACAACTATAGTACGGGGCTGCGGCGGTTGAATAAGAAAATTACGTTTCTAGGGCTGAGCTGGaatatcaaatttttatattcCATTTCTGTCCTCGGCGCATACCGGGATTACGTATTCCGGAGTGGAATAGCTTTGTCCCTGTAACCAAACGAGTCTGCTCTGTCAGAATACCTGGTTGAAACCCGAGAGTTTGTGGGAGTTACTGATTTAAGTGATTTGATTTTACAGTTCCGAACGCAGCGAGAGAGAAGAAGGAGTAACTAAGAGTTTCGATCGGATCTCGGTGAGAATGGCGATGAGGACTTTCTACAACGAGATAAAGGGGATGAAAGTGAAGGAAGTGCCGGCGCACCTGAAGCCGATGATGTCCATGGATTACGTCAAGAGTGCGGCGAAGAGGGGATTGGATAACTACCACGCAAAGTACATCCAGACTAACTCCATCGACCCGCTCTATCACGTCTGCTTCGGCGGCATGCTTTTCTCATACCTCGTCGCTCTCCCCGAGGAGCGCCGCCATCTCGAGCATCAGCAGCATGCCGGCGGCCATTGATCTGTTTCCGTTCCGTTCCGATCCTCCAAGGTGCTTGTATTTAATTCGAttctatattgattttttactaAATTACTACGAAGCATACAgttttacggagtatttgtttGATTTTCTCGCCATTTTTccaatatagaaaaaaaatcatcattttgTTCAGGTTTATGATGCGATTAATATCGGTTGGTGGCAGTCTAGGTCTAAAATGTTAATCTTTACAGTTATGATTCAATTAGTGCTTATATCTTCAACGGGAAATTGGTTCGGTCCAATTCTCCAAaggaattgacattttaatttgatgatatACTGAAAGATATAGTCTTTGGCATGCTTTTGAGTGTTGACTGATTCATGATTGAAATCACGTATGCAGATAGCCAGAAATACATAGCATTTACCAGTTACTACCCCCATAACTAGTGCTTTGATTAGAATTCCAATTTACTTACTGACTGCTGTAATCTTAGTCTGTTCCCATTCCATATTTGATTCTTGTCCGATGTTAGGATTCTTGTTTATCTCCATTTTTTGTCCCTTTTCTATGACCACAAAAGGTGGCATCTTTTCATGTTTATGGATTGTACTTGGATTATTATCTTGCTAGCTTGCTTGGAAATTGGTGGTTAGATATTGATTAAACTAGTGCTGTCTTTGGGAGTGCCTTCTGAATTGGTTTGGAAGTATCATGCATGTCATATTGTTCTGGTGCATCTTGTTGAAGCACCTCCTTTCGTCTTTCTTAATTTATAGGATGGGATATAGAAGCTGTCTCATCTACAAAGCATGAATGTGCAGAAAAAATTTggatattatgtacatgtaaattGAATGAGCTGGAGAAGCTTAGAACCACAACTTCAAAAATTTGCATCTGAATCAAAGTGTTCCATTAGTTGCATGTAGTTTGATGAGCCCCCTTTCCACAGCCTAATAATCTGTCTTTCATGTTTGTTTTGTTCCCGTACTAGTTAAAGTATTACTATCTTATATTATGTCattgataaattaattgcatTTGCAACAGCCTAATCTGTTCATCAGAATAAAGTGATTCATTTTATGTTTCTCTAATGTGTGGGAACTCTGAACATTTTGCACTTTGCTGAATTGGCCCCTGAGGTTTGCCTAATGAATTTGGCATTGTAAATGCTTAATCTTTTTCGGGAGCTGAgcatgtaaataaaaaaaaatttctttgtttgtttcccTCTGCTTTCATATTGCTTTAAAGAGTAACCTTGCCATAAATATAGAAGACTAACACTAACACTAAGTCACTAAGTAACAACATTTCACTTTCTATAAAATTGGtttaccattttttttctcGGCCAATGTCGTTGTATGATAAATATATGTGACATTCCTTTTAGAGGTTAAGGGATTGAGTTAGCTGGCAGTTTGTGTTTATCCTATAGAGAACGTTGCCCCAGCCAAGATGGTTAGGCAGGTGCCACAACGTCCCAAGTTTGACTTCCCATGGGAGCtgtctattggccttcttagtttgagccagTCGGCTATGGGCAACCTGTACtagtttatctccttgtggtcctttgccaacTAGAGTTACAAGGCAGACTTCACCCAGAGCGTACCTTTGACTAACAGCTGCGGGCTTTCCCGTAAATCAGAAGAATAGAGAGCATTGCTGAAATACATTGTTTATACTATGTACATGCAAAGCAgcttttataaattattacttgCATTCCTATGGTGATAATGTGGGCAGGGTATAGCAATGGTTTGAACTTTGAAATCCATATCCTTTGTAGTGTCTTGGGCATAATAACTGTTTGCTTGAAACCtcataaaaaatgataataataataactgttTGAAACCCATAGTCACTGCAGTGGCAAGGGTTAATAGTGGTGACAGTGCATATAACATTCTACTGATTGATTACATTCCCTTCTATTGCAGATTGTGCAAAGCTTATGAGCAATTGATTTTGTGAAGGATAAGAGCTGAAGTCTACTGGTTGCTTTTGATTCTATAATTTCTTTGTCACAGATACTCAGAGAGTCAGAATGTAATTTgattcataacaaaataagtTTGTGATTCTTTGAAGATTTATGGTTTTTGTCACTCCCATATTTTCATTGTATTAATAATCACTtggaaaaatgatatatttagTCCATGAATTGTGGCATATATATGTGGTTATTTTCATACCTCACGCCACATATTTgttaaaggaataaggttcaaattggccactaaacataatttaaaagtgcaattaggctactgaacgaaaaaaaaagtacaattagatGACTAAACATCCCAAATGTATGCACTTTCAGATTACGTTTATtagccaatttgaaccttattctcaaaaaatatgaatgctttttttttttttttttttaaattcaactaTAAATTGTAACGTTGTAGAACACTGTGCACTTTGACGTTGAGTTCTAAACATCTAATTAATAATGAAGTCGTACCAATAGGTTCgttaaaaatgtgaatttttcTATAAATGTTCACTGTTTTTAGTAGGTATAACCATGAGTTGGCGAAATGAGTATTCAAATCAAACATTATGATTATTCGTTCAAGCAATATAAACATTAGTTCGGAAGTGTGTGTATTGTGCAATCTAAGCAAAAGACCTAAGTATCCCTGTATGATTGAGATTCGTCACTACAAATTTTGATCCATACCATCATTTTCCGTTTAAAAGAGATGAGTTAAAAGTTTCAAATGGAAACTTGTAAGGAACTGTTTTGCcatgaaaataattaatctcGATGTGTGAGATCACAATGTACTTTGATTGGAAAACTTGTGATTGaataaaaattactccgtattaatttgAAGTGAGTTACTCTAATCTTATaatattgtatatgtatatgttattGACATATTTACAGGGGCTAAATATCAAATTTGTTAGCTCTCtacttaaatttatatttatgttgGTTTGACTACACAATTTTTAACAATAGATACATTGTATACTATCAGTTTAATCTATGAAAAAGTCTATAGTGCCTCCACAATATCTAGTACAAAACTAGAGACTTTTCATTTACTATGTTTAGTTATACCTAATGCAAAAGACACTGATTTCAATTGAcatcttaaaattttttagtaatataaaaaaaaataccatgCCCTACAAAAGGTGTTTGAGTGAATAAAAGTAAAACATGacttttgtattttataatttagaaatgaaaaatgtcatttttctcattgttattgttgttttcttcaaaaaattgttttgaattGTGCTCTATATTCTCACTAGGATAAAATTAAACTGCATTGAGCGCTAGTAGAATTGAGCTCTTATCAATTGTTTCTTCTCTAACAGCCGGGGCTAATAGAGCATATTGGAATGATGTAAACCATGATAACTTTGCATACAAAAAGCCGCcaactttgagaggttgcttaTACATTGTTGTTAGTGCGACtgaatttatgatttttcttctcaaaatttACTCATGTAACAAACTGAGCTACCCGTGCGAGCTCAATTGTTTCCAATAGCTGggttgttattaaaaaaaaaaaaacttgtttatttttaaatgtattatAAAATCTGTAACAAGAAAAATAAGTGAGTAGTGAAGTAAGGATAAAGGTATATCATTACCGTCTCTGCTATTCATTCATTCATCCATCCATCCATGTCCGAATTCTGAGTTTTAACAGCCAAGCATCCAGTAGAAAAAGAAACGCTAcccatttttagtttttactgtGGCCTCACAATCACACACTTCACCTCACTGCTCATTCTCCGCTCGTACATTATATTATCTCTGTGATTGCTCACTcctacattattttttaaatcttgcTTTCAGCATTACCattttttgaggtttttgccGGACGGGACAACCACCAGTTGTTGCGCTTATCTGAAGATTTTCAGAgggatagagagagagagagagagagagagagagagagagcaagcTTGTGAGCTCAGAATCTTTTGAGCTAGCTTATACTCGATTTCAAAGCTGAAGTGTACTGTAATAAGGTGCTTTTCAGTTATTTACAGATTTGTGATCTGAGTTTTTCTCAGGATTATCAGCATTGCTCAAATCTTCATTCTTCCTTCTTCGCATTTAACCGTCTTCTCATTGTCTCTGCGTGATTTGCTGTTACATCTGCGGACTCGATCTTGTTCATGTTTGGTGAGTTTTTGGCTCCCAAATTGGAATGCTCTTGCTGTGTCTTCTTTTCTGTGGATTTGGGATGGGAACATTAGCGCATTCTAGTGAAATGTGGGTTAAAACAGTGAGGTTTGTTGCGGGGGAATACATTTAGATAAGAATTGACAACTTAACAGTTCTTTACTTAcctaaatatggaaaaaagaaattatctTTGGCTTTTCTAGGATGGGGATGgctgtttttgttttaatggtTTGAAATGGAGAAGTGCTATTTTTGGCTTTTGAGATGTCAGTTTGGGTTTCTGATCTATCCTTTGTTACACATAGTTTTATGAAATGAATTCATCTAGACTGGGTTTGGATTTCTGGATTTGAAATCCACAGGTTCAGTACAGAAttgttatttttctaattttctgaGTCTCTGTGTTTAGGATCTTTGTT
It includes:
- the LOC116009744 gene encoding uncharacterized protein LOC116009744, yielding MAMRTFYNEIKGMKVKEVPAHLKPMMSMDYVKSAAKRGLDNYHAKYIQTNSIDPLYHVCFGGMLFSYLVALPEERRHLEHQQHAGGH